A DNA window from Actinokineospora baliensis contains the following coding sequences:
- a CDS encoding S8 family serine peptidase, whose amino-acid sequence MRLFPRPLHGPRPILALFLLLPLLSPLTPATAAAAPDAVSAKIAADLDATLARGGPTDFFVEFTEVADLSAAERITDWGARGRAVVDALRASADRSQRVARATLDAAKVRYDSFYINNTVLVRGGSRALARTLAGRAEVQRVSAPTSFALPPVTTSPPAARSAAAVEWGVGSIKADQVWSRFGRRGEGIVIGSIDTGVRYDHPALLAGYRGNRDGVVDHNYNWFDASGQCPGTAPCDAYVHGTHTVGTLIGDGGPGNRIGVAPGAKWIAARACDSADCSQTDLSRAGQWMLAPADSTNRFNRPDLRPHIVSNSWSGIPGPWPNLWYQRIVRAWRAAGMFPSFAAGNSGPWCQTTGSPGNYAESFASGAYGQNGHIAGFSSRGSAYGSPVKPNLAAPGVDIRSSVGANGYQLISGTSMATPHTSGAVALLWSVDPSLIGNLTETTRLLNQSAVDVSDLGCGGTPARNNVWGEGRLDALAAVELATAGTHGTVFSGTSVVAGAKIVFWGEDGVEYTVHSGADGGYSIDLPEADHTAQVTAYGYQDLNTMILGPGQWDFALEAAPRHAMTGFVRGGAASVEVLDTPLPPVTTAVDGSFAIPDVPEGSYRLRITPANRCLAPQTVVVFVPMTPEIVLTQRKDAFGYTCALVDRPYQEGTTPVALTGTVGSAKVTLPFDFPFYGTTYRDMWISINGLVSFHPVTADDTNGFRVPLAENPGTALYPFWDDLTADNQTTITTRAITTTTYIVEWRNALITGASNAHVDFEAVLSANGDITFAYRDLSPTNPAELGAAATIGIEAPSPQEDGLAYSANSPALTGKAILFQPPRRP is encoded by the coding sequence TTGCGCCTGTTCCCCCGACCCCTCCACGGGCCCAGACCGATCCTGGCCCTGTTCCTGCTGCTCCCCCTGCTGTCCCCGCTGACGCCCGCGACCGCGGCCGCCGCGCCGGACGCGGTGTCCGCCAAGATCGCCGCCGACCTGGACGCCACCCTCGCGCGCGGCGGCCCGACCGACTTCTTCGTGGAGTTCACCGAAGTGGCCGACCTCAGCGCGGCCGAACGGATCACCGACTGGGGCGCGCGCGGCCGCGCCGTCGTCGACGCGCTGCGGGCGAGCGCCGACCGCAGCCAGCGGGTGGCCCGGGCCACCCTGGACGCGGCGAAGGTCCGCTACGACTCGTTCTACATCAACAACACCGTGCTCGTGCGCGGCGGCAGCCGGGCGCTGGCCCGCACGCTCGCCGGGCGCGCCGAGGTGCAGCGGGTGAGCGCGCCGACGTCGTTCGCGCTGCCGCCCGTGACCACCTCTCCCCCGGCAGCCCGATCCGCCGCCGCAGTCGAGTGGGGTGTCGGGTCGATCAAGGCCGACCAGGTGTGGTCGCGCTTCGGCCGCCGCGGTGAGGGCATCGTGATCGGCAGCATCGATACCGGCGTGCGCTACGACCACCCGGCGCTGCTGGCCGGCTACCGGGGCAACCGCGACGGTGTCGTCGACCACAACTACAACTGGTTCGACGCGTCCGGCCAGTGCCCGGGTACCGCGCCCTGCGACGCCTACGTGCACGGCACGCACACCGTCGGCACGCTCATCGGCGACGGCGGCCCCGGCAACCGCATCGGCGTCGCGCCGGGGGCCAAGTGGATCGCCGCCCGCGCCTGCGATTCGGCGGACTGCTCGCAGACCGACCTGTCGCGCGCGGGGCAGTGGATGCTGGCGCCCGCCGACAGCACCAACCGCTTCAACCGACCGGACCTGCGGCCGCACATCGTCAGCAACTCCTGGAGCGGGATACCGGGACCGTGGCCGAACCTGTGGTACCAGCGGATCGTGCGGGCGTGGCGCGCGGCGGGGATGTTCCCGTCCTTCGCCGCGGGCAACTCGGGACCCTGGTGCCAGACAACGGGATCCCCCGGCAACTACGCGGAGTCCTTCGCCAGCGGCGCCTACGGCCAGAACGGCCACATCGCCGGGTTCTCCAGCCGGGGGTCGGCCTACGGCAGCCCGGTGAAACCGAATCTCGCCGCGCCCGGTGTCGACATCCGCTCGTCGGTCGGCGCCAACGGCTACCAGCTGATCAGCGGGACGTCCATGGCGACACCGCACACCTCGGGCGCGGTGGCGCTGCTGTGGTCGGTCGACCCCTCGCTCATCGGCAACCTCACCGAGACGACGCGCCTGCTGAACCAGTCCGCTGTGGACGTTTCGGACCTCGGCTGCGGTGGCACACCGGCCCGCAACAACGTGTGGGGCGAGGGCAGGCTCGACGCGCTGGCGGCGGTGGAACTGGCGACGGCGGGTACGCACGGCACCGTGTTCTCCGGGACCAGCGTGGTCGCAGGTGCGAAGATCGTGTTCTGGGGCGAGGACGGCGTGGAGTACACCGTCCACAGTGGAGCCGATGGCGGCTACTCGATCGACCTGCCAGAAGCCGACCACACCGCGCAGGTCACCGCGTACGGCTACCAGGACCTCAACACCATGATCCTCGGCCCCGGCCAGTGGGACTTCGCGCTCGAAGCGGCCCCCCGGCACGCCATGACCGGCTTCGTCCGCGGCGGCGCGGCCTCGGTCGAGGTGCTCGACACCCCGCTGCCCCCGGTCACCACCGCGGTCGACGGCTCGTTCGCGATCCCGGACGTCCCCGAAGGCAGCTACCGGCTGCGGATCACCCCGGCGAACCGGTGCCTGGCACCCCAGACCGTGGTGGTGTTCGTGCCGATGACCCCGGAGATCGTGCTCACCCAGCGCAAGGACGCCTTCGGCTACACCTGCGCGCTCGTCGACCGGCCCTACCAGGAGGGCACCACCCCGGTCGCGCTCACCGGCACCGTCGGCAGCGCGAAGGTGACCCTGCCGTTCGACTTCCCGTTCTACGGCACCACCTACCGGGACATGTGGATCTCGATCAACGGCCTGGTCTCGTTCCACCCGGTCACCGCCGACGACACCAACGGCTTCCGCGTCCCCCTCGCCGAGAACCCGGGCACCGCCCTCTACCCGTTCTGGGACGACCTGACCGCCGACAACCAGACCACGATCACCACCCGCGCGATCACCACCACCACCTACATCGTCGAGTGGCGCAACGCCCTCATCACGGGAGCTTCGAACGCCCACGTCGACTTCGAAGCCGTCCTCTCGGCCAACGGCGACATCACCTTCGCCTACCGCGACCTGTCCCCCACCAACCCCGCCGAACTCGGCGCCGCCGCCACCATCGGCATCGAAGCCCCCTCCCCCCAAGAAGACGGCCTCGCCTACTCCGCCAACTCCCCCGCCCTCACCGGCAAAGCGATCCTCTTCCAACCCCCTCGACGCCCCTGA
- a CDS encoding helix-turn-helix transcriptional regulator, whose protein sequence is MLDMPRLGSGIPLVARGRELRRLRSAVEAAVAGRASAVLLAGDAGVGKTRMTEEVGAIASDLGALALTGRCLDAGETGLPYLPIAEALAAVRERAAARPALGRLFPEVALPARPDPGRVDSGMAIPVVGPRYEQDIGQLQLFDAVHGLLTDLTDQTPVLLVLEDLHWADASTRSMLSFLLSRLRSQRLLVLGTYRGDDLHRRHPLRPLLAELVRLPQVERIELAPFGTADARTFVTALAEDRLSERVLREVAGRSEGNAFFAEELLAAYSASDDTGIPATLVDVLLARVERLSPTAQTVVRVASVAGRRVPDARLRGVAELDEAELDAALREAVAHHVLVPADGDVYMFRHALMREAVYGDLLPGERVRLHASYARQLADTGTRGTAAELAHHSMESHALPAALAASVAAAWETERLGAPAESLEHIERALKLWDAVPPEQRPGDVDEKNLLQHASWVAGMSGDPERAIAFAKSAVRAADTPVSPERAAKLRRRLAQSFYAVDGREGDALDSIEQAWELVADRPPSPDKAWVLAAYATILRGLRRNTESRERAEHAVAVAREVGAGGPEADALTTLAILAEADGHAEESRERLLAAMARAEDVDAITVELRARYSLCVNLYESGRLAEAAEVADAGVQRAGATGLTWSTYGLELRVVQVVIRYARGDWDGSEAAAEPPGHKVSSTVSARLAAVGAYVAVGRGRFAEAERLLAELRADWHRDLQIPLATGAVGAELAAWRGRPDKAVEAVRDALDWVARAGEQWVLAGIRIGAVGISAHADQAVAARRAGHEVAESLAEGEKLIAMVRKTAECGSPRTGSLGPEGLAWLARAEAEYTRLVGTDDPTAWRLAADAFDYGATYEQAVCRRRLAEALLAADDREGATEALRLADEVATRLSAKPLADALRKIARRARISLLDSVEIRDEVDPFTPRERAVLGLVAAGRTNRQVGEELFISEKTVSVHLSRIMAKLGASRRAEAVAVAYDRGLLST, encoded by the coding sequence ATGCTGGACATGCCGCGTCTTGGTTCCGGAATACCCCTGGTCGCGCGCGGTCGTGAACTGCGCAGGCTCCGCTCGGCGGTCGAGGCCGCCGTGGCGGGGCGGGCGTCGGCGGTGCTGCTGGCCGGGGACGCCGGTGTCGGCAAGACCAGGATGACCGAAGAGGTCGGGGCCATCGCCAGCGACCTGGGGGCGTTGGCGCTGACCGGGCGCTGCCTGGACGCCGGTGAGACCGGCCTGCCGTACCTGCCGATCGCCGAGGCACTGGCCGCGGTGCGCGAGCGCGCCGCGGCCCGCCCGGCGTTGGGGCGGTTGTTCCCGGAGGTCGCGCTCCCGGCGCGCCCGGACCCCGGCCGGGTCGACTCGGGGATGGCGATCCCGGTGGTCGGGCCCCGCTACGAGCAGGACATCGGCCAGTTGCAGCTGTTCGACGCCGTGCACGGGCTGCTGACCGACCTCACCGACCAGACGCCGGTCCTGCTGGTCCTGGAAGACCTGCACTGGGCCGACGCGTCCACCCGCAGCATGCTGTCGTTCCTGCTGTCGCGGTTGCGGTCGCAGCGGCTGCTGGTCCTGGGGACCTACCGCGGCGACGACCTGCACCGGCGGCACCCGCTGCGCCCGCTGCTGGCCGAGCTGGTGCGGTTGCCGCAGGTGGAGCGGATCGAACTGGCCCCGTTCGGCACCGCGGACGCGCGGACCTTCGTCACCGCCCTGGCCGAGGACCGGCTCTCCGAGCGCGTGCTGCGCGAGGTGGCCGGTCGGTCCGAGGGCAACGCGTTCTTCGCCGAGGAGTTGCTGGCGGCGTACTCGGCCTCGGACGACACAGGTATCCCGGCCACCTTGGTCGATGTCCTGCTCGCCCGCGTCGAGCGGTTGAGCCCCACGGCGCAGACCGTTGTCCGGGTCGCTTCGGTGGCCGGTCGGCGGGTGCCTGATGCCCGGCTGCGCGGTGTGGCCGAGCTCGATGAGGCCGAGCTGGATGCCGCCTTGCGCGAAGCGGTCGCCCACCACGTGCTCGTCCCGGCCGACGGCGACGTCTACATGTTCCGGCACGCGTTGATGCGCGAGGCCGTCTATGGCGATCTCCTGCCGGGCGAGCGGGTCCGCCTGCACGCCTCTTACGCCCGACAGCTCGCAGACACGGGTACGCGCGGCACCGCAGCTGAGCTTGCCCACCACAGCATGGAGAGCCACGCGCTGCCCGCCGCGCTCGCCGCGTCGGTGGCAGCCGCGTGGGAGACCGAGCGGCTCGGAGCGCCCGCGGAGTCTTTGGAGCACATCGAGCGCGCGCTGAAGCTGTGGGACGCCGTGCCGCCCGAACAGCGCCCCGGCGACGTCGACGAGAAGAACCTGCTGCAGCACGCCTCGTGGGTGGCGGGGATGTCCGGCGACCCGGAGCGGGCCATCGCGTTCGCCAAGTCCGCCGTGCGCGCCGCCGACACCCCGGTCTCCCCGGAACGGGCCGCGAAGCTGCGCAGGCGGCTGGCGCAGTCGTTCTACGCGGTCGACGGCCGGGAAGGTGACGCGCTCGACAGCATCGAGCAGGCGTGGGAACTCGTCGCCGACCGCCCGCCGAGCCCGGACAAGGCGTGGGTGTTGGCCGCGTACGCCACGATCCTGCGCGGGCTGCGCCGCAACACCGAGTCCCGGGAGCGCGCCGAGCACGCGGTGGCCGTCGCCAGGGAGGTCGGCGCGGGCGGGCCGGAAGCGGACGCGTTGACGACGCTGGCGATCCTGGCGGAGGCCGACGGGCACGCCGAAGAGTCGCGGGAACGGCTGCTGGCCGCCATGGCCCGCGCCGAGGACGTGGATGCGATCACCGTCGAGCTGCGCGCGCGGTACTCGTTGTGCGTCAACCTCTACGAATCGGGCCGGTTGGCCGAAGCCGCTGAGGTCGCCGACGCGGGCGTTCAGCGAGCCGGGGCGACGGGCCTCACCTGGAGCACCTACGGCCTCGAGTTGCGCGTAGTGCAGGTCGTGATCCGTTATGCCCGCGGCGACTGGGACGGCAGCGAAGCCGCCGCCGAACCCCCGGGGCACAAGGTGTCCAGCACGGTGTCGGCGCGCTTGGCCGCGGTCGGCGCGTACGTGGCGGTAGGCAGGGGCCGCTTCGCCGAGGCGGAACGGCTGCTGGCCGAACTACGCGCGGACTGGCACCGCGACCTGCAGATCCCCCTGGCCACCGGCGCCGTCGGCGCGGAACTGGCTGCCTGGCGGGGTCGACCGGACAAGGCGGTGGAGGCCGTCCGGGACGCGCTGGACTGGGTCGCGCGGGCCGGGGAGCAGTGGGTTCTCGCGGGCATCCGCATCGGCGCGGTTGGCATCTCCGCGCACGCCGACCAGGCGGTGGCCGCCCGGCGCGCCGGGCACGAGGTCGCCGAGTCGCTCGCGGAGGGCGAGAAGCTGATCGCGATGGTCCGCAAGACCGCCGAGTGCGGCAGCCCGCGCACCGGCTCCCTAGGCCCTGAGGGCCTGGCGTGGCTGGCGCGCGCCGAAGCCGAGTACACCCGCCTGGTGGGCACCGACGACCCCACCGCCTGGCGCCTCGCCGCCGACGCCTTCGACTACGGCGCCACCTACGAACAAGCGGTGTGCCGCCGCCGCCTCGCCGAAGCCCTCCTCGCCGCCGACGACCGCGAAGGCGCCACCGAAGCCCTCCGCCTCGCCGACGAGGTGGCCACCCGCCTGTCCGCCAAACCCCTGGCCGACGCCCTCCGCAAGATCGCCCGCCGAGCCCGCATCTCCCTGCTGGACTCGGTCGAGATCCGCGACGAGGTGGACCCGTTCACCCCGCGGGAGCGCGCGGTGCTGGGCCTGGTGGCGGCCGGGCGGACGAACCGGCAGGTGGGGGAGGAGCTGTTCATCAGCGAGAAGACGGTCAGCGTCCACCTGAGCCGCATCATGGCCAAACTCGGCGCCAGCCGCCGAGCCGAAGCCGTCGCCGTCGCCTACGACCGGGGCCTGCTGTCCACCTGA
- a CDS encoding DUF397 domain-containing protein, producing the protein MTVSDLASAEWRRSSRSSGNDCVELVIGGSGATVRDSKNTEFGHLSFADIEWTAFVGAVKGNLLAAR; encoded by the coding sequence GTGACTGTTTCTGACCTCGCGAGCGCCGAATGGCGCAGGAGTAGCCGCAGTTCGGGCAATGACTGCGTCGAGCTCGTGATAGGCGGAAGCGGCGCGACGGTGCGCGACTCCAAGAACACGGAGTTCGGGCACCTGTCGTTCGCGGACATCGAGTGGACCGCCTTCGTCGGTGCCGTGAAGGGAAACCTTCTCGCTGCCAGGTGA
- a CDS encoding helix-turn-helix domain-containing protein, producing MTRGPSPTVRRRRLAAELRRFREAAELTIDEVAEKLECSASKISRIETGHVSVTPRDVRDLAELYGIVDEQRDALVQVAREARQKGWWHAYNEVFTGAFVGLEADSSSLRAYQALIVPGLLQTPAYTRAVLHAIRPDAQQAEIDMRVEARLTRQRLLTDPHPPEYWAVVDEAVLRRLTGGPEVMREQLLKLVEVARLPNVTLQVVPFSAGAHAGMEAPFLILGFPDQVDPDVVYVESTANGVYLESPADVHKYSLLFDHLRAAALRPDDSVALVQRVTEELIRDS from the coding sequence GTGACCCGTGGACCGAGTCCGACGGTTCGCCGCCGCAGGCTCGCCGCCGAACTGCGGCGTTTCCGGGAAGCGGCGGAACTGACCATCGACGAGGTCGCCGAGAAACTCGAATGCTCCGCCTCCAAGATCAGCCGAATCGAGACCGGCCACGTCAGCGTCACCCCGCGCGACGTGCGCGACCTCGCCGAGCTCTACGGCATCGTCGACGAACAGCGCGACGCGCTGGTGCAGGTGGCCAGGGAGGCGCGGCAGAAGGGCTGGTGGCACGCCTACAACGAGGTGTTCACCGGTGCCTTCGTCGGCCTGGAGGCCGATTCGTCCTCGCTGCGCGCCTACCAGGCCCTCATCGTCCCCGGCCTGCTGCAGACCCCCGCCTACACCCGGGCGGTGCTGCACGCCATCCGCCCGGACGCCCAGCAGGCCGAGATCGACATGCGGGTCGAGGCCAGGCTCACCCGCCAGCGGCTGCTCACCGACCCGCACCCCCCGGAGTACTGGGCGGTCGTCGACGAGGCGGTGCTGCGCAGGCTCACCGGCGGGCCCGAGGTCATGCGCGAACAGCTGCTCAAGCTCGTCGAGGTGGCCAGGCTGCCCAACGTCACCCTCCAGGTCGTGCCGTTCTCCGCGGGCGCGCACGCGGGCATGGAGGCGCCGTTCCTGATCCTCGGATTCCCCGACCAGGTCGACCCCGACGTCGTCTACGTGGAGAGCACCGCCAACGGCGTCTACCTCGAATCCCCTGCCGATGTCCACAAGTACTCGTTGTTGTTCGACCACTTGCGTGCGGCGGCGTTGCGACCGGACGACTCCGTCGCCCTGGTCCAACGGGTCACGGAGGAGTTGATCCGTGATTCCTGA